Within the Thermus oshimai DSM 12092 genome, the region TCCCTGCCCCCCCTCCCTGGGGTGGTCCGGGGCTTCACCGTGGGGGAGGAGGGTTTGGGGAACCTGAAGGGGGCGAGGGCCCTGGTGGCCGCTCTAAACCCGGAGGTGGTGGTGGCGGTGGACGGCTACCTGCCGGTGGTGGTGGACCGCGCCCTGGGGGCCATCCGCTTCCGGGTGCGCTTCCAAGGCCCCGGGGGGCACGCCTGGGGGGATCGGGGGGTTCCCCACCCCGCCTTTGCCCTGGCGGAGGGGCTTAAGGCGGCCCGGGCCCTCCTGGAGGGGGAGGAGGCCAGCCTGAACGCCACGGGCCTTAGGGCGGAGGCCCCGGTGAACGCCATCCCCAAGGAGGCGGAGGCCCTTTTGGAGCTCAGGGCCCTGGAAAGGGAGGTGCTGGAGGGCCTTTTCCGGAGGGTGGAGGCCCTTTTCCGGGAGGTGGCCCGGGCCCAGGGGCTTGGGCTTAGCCTCGAGGTCCTGGGCACCCGGCCCGTGGGGGCCACCGCCACCCCCCTCCTCAAGGAGGCGGCGAGGCAGGCCTTGGCCGAGATCGGGGAAAGGCCCCTCTTCCTCCCGGGCTCCACCGACGCCAGCGCCGGGGTGGAGCGGGGCATCCCCGCCCTGGCCCTGGGGGCCTACCGGGGGGGCGGGGCCCACACCCCGGAGGAGTGGGTCCTCCCCGAAAGCCTCCTGGAGGGGAGGAGGGCCCTCCTCGCCTTTCTCCGGGCCCTTGGCGTAGGATAGGGCGTATGCGCGTGGGCCTTTTGGAGGGCTTTCTTTCCCGCCGGTACCTGGGCTTCTGGGAGGCGTACCTGAGGGCCTTGGGGGTGGAGGTGGTGCGGGCACCCAAGACCCGCCCCGCCCTCCCCTTCTGCCGCCCGGTGCAGGAGCTTTTGGGCCAGCTGGAGGCCCTGAAGGCCCAAGGGGTGGACTACCTCCTCCTCCCCGACCTCCAGGGGGGGGTGGAGTCCGAGCGGGGCGGGGGCGGGTGCCCTTGGCTTCTGGACCTCGAGGCCACCCTCCTCCGCTACTTCCCGGGGCTTCCCCCCGTGCTCAAGGTGCCCGCGGAGGCCTCGGAAAGGGTCCTGGGCCGGGCGGGGGAGGTGGGGCAGATCCTCACCCAAAACCCCATGCTGGTGGGCCGGGCCCTGGATCGCGCCCGGAGCCTCCTGAAACCCCCTTCCCCTTTGGGAAACCCCCAGGGGAGCG harbors:
- a CDS encoding M20/M25/M40 family metallo-hydrolase; translated protein: MDPRAFLLELAPLSEEARAAYLLSRLPGAKRDGVGNVFAGEGGVLLLAHMDTALPPGPVRLQGGRLYGAGVGDNTAGVAILLSLPPLPGVVRGFTVGEEGLGNLKGARALVAALNPEVVVAVDGYLPVVVDRALGAIRFRVRFQGPGGHAWGDRGVPHPAFALAEGLKAARALLEGEEASLNATGLRAEAPVNAIPKEAEALLELRALEREVLEGLFRRVEALFREVARAQGLGLSLEVLGTRPVGATATPLLKEAARQALAEIGERPLFLPGSTDASAGVERGIPALALGAYRGGGAHTPEEWVLPESLLEGRRALLAFLRALGVG
- a CDS encoding acyl-CoA dehydratase activase-related protein gives rise to the protein MRVGLLEGFLSRRYLGFWEAYLRALGVEVVRAPKTRPALPFCRPVQELLGQLEALKAQGVDYLLLPDLQGGVESERGGGGCPWLLDLEATLLRYFPGLPPVLKVPAEASERVLGRAGEVGQILTQNPMLVGRALDRARSLLKPPSPLGNPQGSVGVAAQPYLLEDEAFREEVMEALRPLGLLPYFPDLPPERLREEGDRLLPMDLPTDRELLGMVHYLARLGRVKGLLLVVSYECPPIPGLLRKAARRLSKPHRLLTLGEDWKEALEGLKREMERPGGA